Proteins co-encoded in one Garra rufa chromosome 7, GarRuf1.0, whole genome shotgun sequence genomic window:
- the LOC141337878 gene encoding GTPase IMAP family member 2-like translates to MRPAAVIVVHNPPRRRKWSKEQPPHMRIVLLGWSVSENSLVGNFILGRAAFDTEAPPDVVERVAGRLKDRHVIIINSPQLLQTNISDHQITQTVRECVHLSDPGPHVILLLLKHEPCSAEDQECVEKVLHSFSERVYQHTMVLSTQEPTQTNHILQKIIQKCANRHFSLQRSSSPDDLLQTLEDIEKMNDGRHLDCAEVSEGVKLNLVVCGSDETLKSSISELILQQTDRGSVWWSFQL, encoded by the exons TGATTGTCGTCCACAATCCTCCTCGCAGGAGAAAATGGAGCAAAGAACAACCTCCTCACA TGAGGATTGTTCTTCTGGGTTGGAGCGTGTCAGAAAACAGTCTGGTGGGGAACTTCATATTAGGACGAGCAGCGTTTGACACTGAAGCTCCTCCAGATGTTGTAGAGAGAGTCGCAGGAAGACTGAAGGACAGACACGTGATCATCATCAACAGTCCTCAGCTGCTCCAGACCAACATCTCAGATCATCAGATCACACAGACAGTGAGAGAGTGTGTCCATCTGTCTGATCCAGGACCTCATGTGATCCTTCTGCTCCTCAAACATGAGCCGTGTTCAGCAGAAGATCAAGAGTGTGTGGAGAAGGTGCTGCACTCTTTCTCTGAGCGCGTTTATCAACACACCATGGTGCTCAGCACACAAGAGCCCACTCAAACCAATCACATCCTGCAGAAAATCATCCAGAAATGTGCAAACAGACACTTCAGTCTTCAGAGGAGCAGCTCTCCTGATGATCTTCTGCAGACGCTTGAGGACATTGAGAAGATGAATGATGGACGACACCTGGATTGTGCTGAAG TTTCAGAGGGTGTGAAGCTGAATCTGGTTGTGTGTGGGAGCGACGAGACATTAAAGTCCTCCATATCAGAGCTGATCCTGCAGCAGACAGACAGAGGATCAGTCTGGTGGAGCTTCCAGCTCTGA